A single window of Dermochelys coriacea isolate rDerCor1 chromosome 2, rDerCor1.pri.v4, whole genome shotgun sequence DNA harbors:
- the ASTE1 gene encoding protein asteroid homolog 1 isoform X3, with amino-acid sequence MGIHGLMSYVGEHKQFFTDLQLRNTKIIIDGNNLFHRLYFESNLDLQHGGDYDSFTDIVHKFFETLSVCKIYPYVVLDGGCDLSDKKFVTLKERARDKIQVAYSISRGGGGSVLPLLTREVFKQVLTKLEVPFVQCFSEADRDIMSLANHWNCPVLTLDSDFCIFDLKAGYCPLNYFQWRNLCTCEGTLDCYIPARCFSLERLCSHFSHMNKALLPLFAVMNAQLVLWILRTCIQSLLSTHVPRSVQLKLLLETLGVKASILQPIPSPLWLPVAVTCYWTRYSEPKVKLHHLQALLLGMVFGELHRTSSSPDPVIFSVKDDKMVYDQFLKWKEKNFQKLLDLDTAHTFCQWQCCLQMGLHLNQLLSTPLTEPDLTRLYCGTLVHRLCKELKSVHAAENLLISSPKMSQLYCDLLHAVKSTVPPDFFQETTKTTKSFKEKNKQATSQAETIRQHATLEAQPLCDVNNRFASLMVED; translated from the exons ATGGGCATCCATGGATTAATGAGCTACGTGGGAGAGCATAAGCAGTTCTTCACTGATCTACAACTAAGGAACACAAAAATCATCATTGATGGAAATAATTTGTTTCATCGGCTTTATTTTGAATCAAATCTAGACCTCCAACATGGAGGGGATTATGATTCTTTTACAGATATTGTACACAAGTTTTTTGAAACTTTGTCTGTATGCAAAATATACCCATATGTTGTGTTAGATGGAGGGTGCGACTTGTCCGATAAGAAGTTTGTGACATTAAAGGAAAGAGCCAGGGATAAGATCCAGGTAGCATATTCCATCTCTAGAGGTGGTGGTGGAAGTGTGCTACCCCTGCTCACGAGAGAGGTTTTCAAGCAAGTCTTGACCAAATTAGAAGTACCTTTTGTCCAGTGCTTCTCAGAAGCAGATAGGGATATTATGTCATTGGCTAATCATTGGAATTGTCCCGTCTTAACTTTAGACAGTGacttttgtatttttgatttGAAAGCTGGGTATTGCCCTCTGAATTACTTTCAGTGGAGAAACCTTTGTACCTGTGAAGGCACACTAGACTGCTACATTCCAGCTCGATGCTTCTCTTTAGAGAGACTGTGCAGCCACTTCAGTCATATGAACAAAGCCCTTCTTCCTCTCTTTGCTGTGATGAATG CCCAACTGGTGCTATGGATCTTGAGGACCTGCATTCAAAGCCTGCTATCGACCCAT GTGCCCAGATCAGTTCAGCTAAAACTGCTGTTGGAGACATTAGGAGTGAAAGCCAGCATCCTACAACCCATCCCCAGTCCCTTGTGGCTCCCTGTTGCTGTAACCTGCTACTGGACACGTTACTCAGAACCCAAAGTGAAATTGCATCATTTACAGGCACTACTTCTAGGAATGGTATTTGGGGAATTGCACAGGACAAGTAGCAGCCCAG ATCCTGTGATTTTCAGTGTCAAAGACGATAAAATGGTCTATGACCAGTttctaaaatggaaagaaaagaattTTCAGAAATTACTGGATTTAGACACAGCGCACACTTTCTGCCAGTGGCAGTGCTGCCTCCAGATGGGATTGCATCTCAACCAGCTACTCTCTACTCCTCTCACTGAACCAGACCTAACTCG GCTTTATTGTGGGACCCTTGTGCATAGACTATGCAAAGAGCTTAAATCAGTACATGCGGCAGAGAATCTGCTTATCTCATCTCCAAAGATGAGCCAGCTTTATTGTGATCTGCTCCATGCAGTAAAGTCAACTGTACCTCCAGACTTCTTCCAGGAGACAACCAAGACCACCAAATCCTTCAAGGAAAAGAACAAGCAAGCCACTAGTCAGGCAGAGACTATCAGACAGCATGCTACATTGGAAGCTCAGCCTTTGTGTGATGTTAACAATAGGTTTGCATCACTAATGGTGGAAGACTGA
- the ASTE1 gene encoding protein asteroid homolog 1 isoform X5 — protein MGIHGLMSYVGEHKQFFTDLQLRNTKIIIDGNNLFHRLYFESNLDLQHGGDYDSFTDIVHKFFETLSVCKIYPYVVLDGGCDLSDKKFVTLKERARDKIQVAYSISRGGGGSVLPLLTREVFKQVLTKLEVPFVQCFSEADRDIMSLANHWNCPVLTLDSDFCIFDLKAGYCPLNYFQWRNLCTCEGTLDCYIPARCFSLERLCSHFSHMNKALLPLFAVMNGNDYINLPALETFFSKVRLPVRVSGGRGRKHVRIQGLLNWLSHFADPTEAIDNVLKYLKKHEREEIRELLYSSMEEYEQSDVKLEDFFQNGTYESQVMRKLELPQWMLEALAKGHLSPFISDALLLRRTILHVQVENMQRPSAHTVALPIRQVIYGLLLNASQNSEVISPSKQSNKLPIVREFDRIQKTLKKSFVPTTMLPLDFCEDHCCLATLTEELPCKGRRSAVAPQPSRDLQVPRSVQLKLLLETLGVKASILQPIPSPLWLPVAVTCYWTRYSEPKVKLHHLQALLLGMVFGELHRTSSSPDPVIFSVKDDKMVYDQFLKWKEKNFQKLLDLDTAHTFCQWQCCLQMGLHLNQLLSTPLTEPDLTRLYCGTLVHRLCKELKSVHAAENLLISSPKMSQLYCDLLHAVKSTVPPDFFQETTKTTKSFKEKNKQATSQAETIRQHATLEAQPLCDVNNRFASLMVED, from the exons ATGGGCATCCATGGATTAATGAGCTACGTGGGAGAGCATAAGCAGTTCTTCACTGATCTACAACTAAGGAACACAAAAATCATCATTGATGGAAATAATTTGTTTCATCGGCTTTATTTTGAATCAAATCTAGACCTCCAACATGGAGGGGATTATGATTCTTTTACAGATATTGTACACAAGTTTTTTGAAACTTTGTCTGTATGCAAAATATACCCATATGTTGTGTTAGATGGAGGGTGCGACTTGTCCGATAAGAAGTTTGTGACATTAAAGGAAAGAGCCAGGGATAAGATCCAGGTAGCATATTCCATCTCTAGAGGTGGTGGTGGAAGTGTGCTACCCCTGCTCACGAGAGAGGTTTTCAAGCAAGTCTTGACCAAATTAGAAGTACCTTTTGTCCAGTGCTTCTCAGAAGCAGATAGGGATATTATGTCATTGGCTAATCATTGGAATTGTCCCGTCTTAACTTTAGACAGTGacttttgtatttttgatttGAAAGCTGGGTATTGCCCTCTGAATTACTTTCAGTGGAGAAACCTTTGTACCTGTGAAGGCACACTAGACTGCTACATTCCAGCTCGATGCTTCTCTTTAGAGAGACTGTGCAGCCACTTCAGTCATATGAACAAAGCCCTTCTTCCTCTCTTTGCTGTGATGAATGGTAATGATTACATTAATTTGCCAGCTCTGGAGACATTCTTCAGCAAGGTACGCCTGCCGGTTAGAGTCTctggcgggagggggaggaagcaTGTCCGCATTCAGGGACTTCTAAACTGGTTATCCCATTTTGCTGATCCCACAGAGGCTATAGACAATGTACTGAAGTATCTTAAAAAGCatgagagagaagaaataagggAGCTTCTCTACTCTTCCATGGAGGAATATGAACAGTCTGATGTGAAGCTTGAGGATTTTTTTCAGAATGGAACCTATGAGTCTCAGGTGATGAGGAAATTAGAGTTACCACAATGGATGCTTGAGGCTTTGGCAAAAGGTCATTTGTCTCCATTCATTAGTGATGCCCTTCTATTAAGAAGAACAATCCTTCATGTCCAGGTGGAGAACATGCAGAGGCCTAGTGCTCACACAGTCGCCCTACCCATTCGTCAAGTCATCTATGGGCTACTCCTGAATGCCTCTCAAAACTCTGAAGTTATTTCCCCAAGTAAGCAGTCCAACAAGCTGCCAATTGTCCGTGAATTTGACAGAATCCAAAAGACACTTAAAAAATCCTTTGTTCCAACAACAATGCTGCCTCTGGATTTTTGTGAAGACCATTGCTGTTTGGCCACATTAACTGAG G AGCTGCCATGCAAGGGAAGGAGAAGTGCTGTCGCTCCTCAGCCCAGCAGGGACTTGCAG GTGCCCAGATCAGTTCAGCTAAAACTGCTGTTGGAGACATTAGGAGTGAAAGCCAGCATCCTACAACCCATCCCCAGTCCCTTGTGGCTCCCTGTTGCTGTAACCTGCTACTGGACACGTTACTCAGAACCCAAAGTGAAATTGCATCATTTACAGGCACTACTTCTAGGAATGGTATTTGGGGAATTGCACAGGACAAGTAGCAGCCCAG ATCCTGTGATTTTCAGTGTCAAAGACGATAAAATGGTCTATGACCAGTttctaaaatggaaagaaaagaattTTCAGAAATTACTGGATTTAGACACAGCGCACACTTTCTGCCAGTGGCAGTGCTGCCTCCAGATGGGATTGCATCTCAACCAGCTACTCTCTACTCCTCTCACTGAACCAGACCTAACTCG GCTTTATTGTGGGACCCTTGTGCATAGACTATGCAAAGAGCTTAAATCAGTACATGCGGCAGAGAATCTGCTTATCTCATCTCCAAAGATGAGCCAGCTTTATTGTGATCTGCTCCATGCAGTAAAGTCAACTGTACCTCCAGACTTCTTCCAGGAGACAACCAAGACCACCAAATCCTTCAAGGAAAAGAACAAGCAAGCCACTAGTCAGGCAGAGACTATCAGACAGCATGCTACATTGGAAGCTCAGCCTTTGTGTGATGTTAACAATAGGTTTGCATCACTAATGGTGGAAGACTGA
- the ASTE1 gene encoding protein asteroid homolog 1 isoform X1, translating into MGIHGLMSYVGEHKQFFTDLQLRNTKIIIDGNNLFHRLYFESNLDLQHGGDYDSFTDIVHKFFETLSVCKIYPYVVLDGGCDLSDKKFVTLKERARDKIQVAYSISRGGGGSVLPLLTREVFKQVLTKLEVPFVQCFSEADRDIMSLANHWNCPVLTLDSDFCIFDLKAGYCPLNYFQWRNLCTCEGTLDCYIPARCFSLERLCSHFSHMNKALLPLFAVMNGNDYINLPALETFFSKVRLPVRVSGGRGRKHVRIQGLLNWLSHFADPTEAIDNVLKYLKKHEREEIRELLYSSMEEYEQSDVKLEDFFQNGTYESQVMRKLELPQWMLEALAKGHLSPFISDALLLRRTILHVQVENMQRPSAHTVALPIRQVIYGLLLNASQNSEVISPSKQSNKLPIVREFDRIQKTLKKSFVPTTMLPLDFCEDHCCLATLTEVPRSVQLKLLLETLGVKASILQPIPSPLWLPVAVTCYWTRYSEPKVKLHHLQALLLGMVFGELHRTSSSPDPVIFSVKDDKMVYDQFLKWKEKNFQKLLDLDTAHTFCQWQCCLQMGLHLNQLLSTPLTEPDLTRLYCGTLVHRLCKELKSVHAAENLLISSPKMSQLYCDLLHAVKSTVPPDFFQETTKTTKSFKEKNKQATSQAETIRQHATLEAQPLCDVNNRFASLMVED; encoded by the exons ATGGGCATCCATGGATTAATGAGCTACGTGGGAGAGCATAAGCAGTTCTTCACTGATCTACAACTAAGGAACACAAAAATCATCATTGATGGAAATAATTTGTTTCATCGGCTTTATTTTGAATCAAATCTAGACCTCCAACATGGAGGGGATTATGATTCTTTTACAGATATTGTACACAAGTTTTTTGAAACTTTGTCTGTATGCAAAATATACCCATATGTTGTGTTAGATGGAGGGTGCGACTTGTCCGATAAGAAGTTTGTGACATTAAAGGAAAGAGCCAGGGATAAGATCCAGGTAGCATATTCCATCTCTAGAGGTGGTGGTGGAAGTGTGCTACCCCTGCTCACGAGAGAGGTTTTCAAGCAAGTCTTGACCAAATTAGAAGTACCTTTTGTCCAGTGCTTCTCAGAAGCAGATAGGGATATTATGTCATTGGCTAATCATTGGAATTGTCCCGTCTTAACTTTAGACAGTGacttttgtatttttgatttGAAAGCTGGGTATTGCCCTCTGAATTACTTTCAGTGGAGAAACCTTTGTACCTGTGAAGGCACACTAGACTGCTACATTCCAGCTCGATGCTTCTCTTTAGAGAGACTGTGCAGCCACTTCAGTCATATGAACAAAGCCCTTCTTCCTCTCTTTGCTGTGATGAATGGTAATGATTACATTAATTTGCCAGCTCTGGAGACATTCTTCAGCAAGGTACGCCTGCCGGTTAGAGTCTctggcgggagggggaggaagcaTGTCCGCATTCAGGGACTTCTAAACTGGTTATCCCATTTTGCTGATCCCACAGAGGCTATAGACAATGTACTGAAGTATCTTAAAAAGCatgagagagaagaaataagggAGCTTCTCTACTCTTCCATGGAGGAATATGAACAGTCTGATGTGAAGCTTGAGGATTTTTTTCAGAATGGAACCTATGAGTCTCAGGTGATGAGGAAATTAGAGTTACCACAATGGATGCTTGAGGCTTTGGCAAAAGGTCATTTGTCTCCATTCATTAGTGATGCCCTTCTATTAAGAAGAACAATCCTTCATGTCCAGGTGGAGAACATGCAGAGGCCTAGTGCTCACACAGTCGCCCTACCCATTCGTCAAGTCATCTATGGGCTACTCCTGAATGCCTCTCAAAACTCTGAAGTTATTTCCCCAAGTAAGCAGTCCAACAAGCTGCCAATTGTCCGTGAATTTGACAGAATCCAAAAGACACTTAAAAAATCCTTTGTTCCAACAACAATGCTGCCTCTGGATTTTTGTGAAGACCATTGCTGTTTGGCCACATTAACTGAG GTGCCCAGATCAGTTCAGCTAAAACTGCTGTTGGAGACATTAGGAGTGAAAGCCAGCATCCTACAACCCATCCCCAGTCCCTTGTGGCTCCCTGTTGCTGTAACCTGCTACTGGACACGTTACTCAGAACCCAAAGTGAAATTGCATCATTTACAGGCACTACTTCTAGGAATGGTATTTGGGGAATTGCACAGGACAAGTAGCAGCCCAG ATCCTGTGATTTTCAGTGTCAAAGACGATAAAATGGTCTATGACCAGTttctaaaatggaaagaaaagaattTTCAGAAATTACTGGATTTAGACACAGCGCACACTTTCTGCCAGTGGCAGTGCTGCCTCCAGATGGGATTGCATCTCAACCAGCTACTCTCTACTCCTCTCACTGAACCAGACCTAACTCG GCTTTATTGTGGGACCCTTGTGCATAGACTATGCAAAGAGCTTAAATCAGTACATGCGGCAGAGAATCTGCTTATCTCATCTCCAAAGATGAGCCAGCTTTATTGTGATCTGCTCCATGCAGTAAAGTCAACTGTACCTCCAGACTTCTTCCAGGAGACAACCAAGACCACCAAATCCTTCAAGGAAAAGAACAAGCAAGCCACTAGTCAGGCAGAGACTATCAGACAGCATGCTACATTGGAAGCTCAGCCTTTGTGTGATGTTAACAATAGGTTTGCATCACTAATGGTGGAAGACTGA
- the ASTE1 gene encoding protein asteroid homolog 1 isoform X2, which translates to MGIHGLMSYVGEHKQFFTDLQLRNTKIIIDGNNLFHRLYFESNLDLQHGGDYDSFTDIVHKFFETLSVCKIYPYVVLDGGCDLSDKKFVTLKERARDKIQVAYSISRGGGGSVLPLLTREVFKQVLTKLEVPFVQCFSEADRDIMSLANHWNCPVLTLDSDFCIFDLKAGYCPLNYFQWRNLCTCEGTLDCYIPARCFSLERLCSHFSHMNKALLPLFAVMNEAIDNVLKYLKKHEREEIRELLYSSMEEYEQSDVKLEDFFQNGTYESQVMRKLELPQWMLEALAKGHLSPFISDALLLRRTILHVQVENMQRPSAHTVALPIRQVIYGLLLNASQNSEVISPSKQSNKLPIVREFDRIQKTLKKSFVPTTMLPLDFCEDHCCLATLTEVPRSVQLKLLLETLGVKASILQPIPSPLWLPVAVTCYWTRYSEPKVKLHHLQALLLGMVFGELHRTSSSPDPVIFSVKDDKMVYDQFLKWKEKNFQKLLDLDTAHTFCQWQCCLQMGLHLNQLLSTPLTEPDLTRLYCGTLVHRLCKELKSVHAAENLLISSPKMSQLYCDLLHAVKSTVPPDFFQETTKTTKSFKEKNKQATSQAETIRQHATLEAQPLCDVNNRFASLMVED; encoded by the exons ATGGGCATCCATGGATTAATGAGCTACGTGGGAGAGCATAAGCAGTTCTTCACTGATCTACAACTAAGGAACACAAAAATCATCATTGATGGAAATAATTTGTTTCATCGGCTTTATTTTGAATCAAATCTAGACCTCCAACATGGAGGGGATTATGATTCTTTTACAGATATTGTACACAAGTTTTTTGAAACTTTGTCTGTATGCAAAATATACCCATATGTTGTGTTAGATGGAGGGTGCGACTTGTCCGATAAGAAGTTTGTGACATTAAAGGAAAGAGCCAGGGATAAGATCCAGGTAGCATATTCCATCTCTAGAGGTGGTGGTGGAAGTGTGCTACCCCTGCTCACGAGAGAGGTTTTCAAGCAAGTCTTGACCAAATTAGAAGTACCTTTTGTCCAGTGCTTCTCAGAAGCAGATAGGGATATTATGTCATTGGCTAATCATTGGAATTGTCCCGTCTTAACTTTAGACAGTGacttttgtatttttgatttGAAAGCTGGGTATTGCCCTCTGAATTACTTTCAGTGGAGAAACCTTTGTACCTGTGAAGGCACACTAGACTGCTACATTCCAGCTCGATGCTTCTCTTTAGAGAGACTGTGCAGCCACTTCAGTCATATGAACAAAGCCCTTCTTCCTCTCTTTGCTGTGATGAATG AGGCTATAGACAATGTACTGAAGTATCTTAAAAAGCatgagagagaagaaataagggAGCTTCTCTACTCTTCCATGGAGGAATATGAACAGTCTGATGTGAAGCTTGAGGATTTTTTTCAGAATGGAACCTATGAGTCTCAGGTGATGAGGAAATTAGAGTTACCACAATGGATGCTTGAGGCTTTGGCAAAAGGTCATTTGTCTCCATTCATTAGTGATGCCCTTCTATTAAGAAGAACAATCCTTCATGTCCAGGTGGAGAACATGCAGAGGCCTAGTGCTCACACAGTCGCCCTACCCATTCGTCAAGTCATCTATGGGCTACTCCTGAATGCCTCTCAAAACTCTGAAGTTATTTCCCCAAGTAAGCAGTCCAACAAGCTGCCAATTGTCCGTGAATTTGACAGAATCCAAAAGACACTTAAAAAATCCTTTGTTCCAACAACAATGCTGCCTCTGGATTTTTGTGAAGACCATTGCTGTTTGGCCACATTAACTGAG GTGCCCAGATCAGTTCAGCTAAAACTGCTGTTGGAGACATTAGGAGTGAAAGCCAGCATCCTACAACCCATCCCCAGTCCCTTGTGGCTCCCTGTTGCTGTAACCTGCTACTGGACACGTTACTCAGAACCCAAAGTGAAATTGCATCATTTACAGGCACTACTTCTAGGAATGGTATTTGGGGAATTGCACAGGACAAGTAGCAGCCCAG ATCCTGTGATTTTCAGTGTCAAAGACGATAAAATGGTCTATGACCAGTttctaaaatggaaagaaaagaattTTCAGAAATTACTGGATTTAGACACAGCGCACACTTTCTGCCAGTGGCAGTGCTGCCTCCAGATGGGATTGCATCTCAACCAGCTACTCTCTACTCCTCTCACTGAACCAGACCTAACTCG GCTTTATTGTGGGACCCTTGTGCATAGACTATGCAAAGAGCTTAAATCAGTACATGCGGCAGAGAATCTGCTTATCTCATCTCCAAAGATGAGCCAGCTTTATTGTGATCTGCTCCATGCAGTAAAGTCAACTGTACCTCCAGACTTCTTCCAGGAGACAACCAAGACCACCAAATCCTTCAAGGAAAAGAACAAGCAAGCCACTAGTCAGGCAGAGACTATCAGACAGCATGCTACATTGGAAGCTCAGCCTTTGTGTGATGTTAACAATAGGTTTGCATCACTAATGGTGGAAGACTGA
- the ASTE1 gene encoding protein asteroid homolog 1 isoform X4, whose translation MGIHGLMSYVGEHKQFFTDLQLRNTKIIIDGNNLFHRLYFESNLDLQHGGDYDSFTDIVHKFFETLSVCKIYPYVVLDGGCDLSDKKFVTLKERARDKIQVAYSISRGGGGSVLPLLTREVFKQVLTKLEVPFVQCFSEADRDIMSLANHWNCPVLTLDSDFCIFDLKAGYCPLNYFQWRNLCTCEGTLDCYIPARCFSLERLCSHFSHMNKALLPLFAVMNGNDYINLPALETFFSKVPRSVQLKLLLETLGVKASILQPIPSPLWLPVAVTCYWTRYSEPKVKLHHLQALLLGMVFGELHRTSSSPDPVIFSVKDDKMVYDQFLKWKEKNFQKLLDLDTAHTFCQWQCCLQMGLHLNQLLSTPLTEPDLTRLYCGTLVHRLCKELKSVHAAENLLISSPKMSQLYCDLLHAVKSTVPPDFFQETTKTTKSFKEKNKQATSQAETIRQHATLEAQPLCDVNNRFASLMVED comes from the exons ATGGGCATCCATGGATTAATGAGCTACGTGGGAGAGCATAAGCAGTTCTTCACTGATCTACAACTAAGGAACACAAAAATCATCATTGATGGAAATAATTTGTTTCATCGGCTTTATTTTGAATCAAATCTAGACCTCCAACATGGAGGGGATTATGATTCTTTTACAGATATTGTACACAAGTTTTTTGAAACTTTGTCTGTATGCAAAATATACCCATATGTTGTGTTAGATGGAGGGTGCGACTTGTCCGATAAGAAGTTTGTGACATTAAAGGAAAGAGCCAGGGATAAGATCCAGGTAGCATATTCCATCTCTAGAGGTGGTGGTGGAAGTGTGCTACCCCTGCTCACGAGAGAGGTTTTCAAGCAAGTCTTGACCAAATTAGAAGTACCTTTTGTCCAGTGCTTCTCAGAAGCAGATAGGGATATTATGTCATTGGCTAATCATTGGAATTGTCCCGTCTTAACTTTAGACAGTGacttttgtatttttgatttGAAAGCTGGGTATTGCCCTCTGAATTACTTTCAGTGGAGAAACCTTTGTACCTGTGAAGGCACACTAGACTGCTACATTCCAGCTCGATGCTTCTCTTTAGAGAGACTGTGCAGCCACTTCAGTCATATGAACAAAGCCCTTCTTCCTCTCTTTGCTGTGATGAATGGTAATGATTACATTAATTTGCCAGCTCTGGAGACATTCTTCAGCAAG GTGCCCAGATCAGTTCAGCTAAAACTGCTGTTGGAGACATTAGGAGTGAAAGCCAGCATCCTACAACCCATCCCCAGTCCCTTGTGGCTCCCTGTTGCTGTAACCTGCTACTGGACACGTTACTCAGAACCCAAAGTGAAATTGCATCATTTACAGGCACTACTTCTAGGAATGGTATTTGGGGAATTGCACAGGACAAGTAGCAGCCCAG ATCCTGTGATTTTCAGTGTCAAAGACGATAAAATGGTCTATGACCAGTttctaaaatggaaagaaaagaattTTCAGAAATTACTGGATTTAGACACAGCGCACACTTTCTGCCAGTGGCAGTGCTGCCTCCAGATGGGATTGCATCTCAACCAGCTACTCTCTACTCCTCTCACTGAACCAGACCTAACTCG GCTTTATTGTGGGACCCTTGTGCATAGACTATGCAAAGAGCTTAAATCAGTACATGCGGCAGAGAATCTGCTTATCTCATCTCCAAAGATGAGCCAGCTTTATTGTGATCTGCTCCATGCAGTAAAGTCAACTGTACCTCCAGACTTCTTCCAGGAGACAACCAAGACCACCAAATCCTTCAAGGAAAAGAACAAGCAAGCCACTAGTCAGGCAGAGACTATCAGACAGCATGCTACATTGGAAGCTCAGCCTTTGTGTGATGTTAACAATAGGTTTGCATCACTAATGGTGGAAGACTGA